The following are from one region of the Bactrocera oleae isolate idBacOlea1 chromosome 6, idBacOlea1, whole genome shotgun sequence genome:
- the trbl gene encoding tribbles encodes MDTINSVRRQSNESHLNVINYSPPSPASSLSSESMDVVIAPNSPCSPATTPRLHRGHDSYEHFCTPKKSLADSRVLERIREKLGTPSSLCEMHALRPEQSREEETVKVVKNRFLISTQLCYLSPAVAARTPASYRHLIDLKASSLRCTDVFTETEYICKIINEPHDKVQRAYYDIKTAGEIARSSLYGHTLIRDIHEIVPLDANRSYLIIPPPKAHEGAEGVYEDLHTYVRNKRRLHEKEAKALFHQIAETVRLCHQKGVILRDLKLKRFFFIDEARTKIQYESLEGSMILNDPADDTLSDKIGCPLYTAPELLCPNPTYQGKPADIWSLGVILYTMLVGQYPFYERPNCNLITIIRHGQVQIPSCLPRPVRWLLLLLLCKDYKERLQADEVFITPWLKQQKPHDYVYLSADTNLDDLEMESDDDTDVMEQTPRVEGEQQMHFTKDCQVDNSHIASANHFVTEDCQEDADDCDISNTEPINYSRPHTTAGNSQRAIDVDNDVEMS; translated from the exons ATGGATACCATCAATAGTGTTCGAAGGCAAAGTAACGAAAGTCACCTTAATGTAATAAATTACTCGCCACCATCACCTGCATCCTCCCTCAGCTCCGAATCCATGGATGTTGTCATAGCGCCAAACAGTCCTTGTTCGCCTGCAACCACACCGCGCTTGCATAGAGGCCATGACAGCTATGAACACTTTTGTACTCCAAAGAAATCGCTGGCGGATTCTCGTGTGTTAGAGCGTATACGCGAAAAGCTTGGCACACCCAGCTCACTTTGTGAGATGCATGCTCTACGCCCGGAGCAAAGCCGAGAGGAGGAGACTGTGAAAGTAGTTAAAAATCGGTTCCTAATAAGCACACAATTGTGCTATCTATCACCAGCTGTTGCTGCAAGAACTCCCGCCTCTTATCGTCATCTTATCGATCTCAAGGCGTCTAGCCTCAGGTGTACAGATGTGTTCACGGAAACCGAATATATCTGCAAGATTATCAACGAGCCACATGACAAGGTGCAACGCGCTTACTATGACATCAAGACGGCAGGTGAAATAGCGCGCAGCTCTTTGTATGGACATACCTTGATACGGGATATTCACGAAATTGTGCCATTGGATGCAAATCGTTCGTATCTGATAATCCCACCACCAAAAGCGCACGAAGGTGCAGAAGGTGTATATGAGGATCTGCATACATACGTAAGGAATAAGAGACGACTGCACGAAAAGGAGGCTAAAGCACTGTTTCATCAAATCGCAGAGACTGTGCGTTTATGCCATCAGAAGGGCGTTATATTGCGTGATCTGAAACTGAAACGTTTCTTCTTCATTGACGAAGCGAG AACGAAAATTCAGTATGAATCGTTGGAGGGCTCTATGATACTCAACGATCCCGCGGATGACACATTGAGCGACAAGATTGGCTGCCCGCTCTACACTGCACCCGAATTACTGTGTCCCAATCCCACATACCAAGGCAAGCCGGCCGATATCTGGTCGCTGGGCGTTATACTGTATACAATGCTTGTTGGCCAATATCCGTTCTATGAGAGACCCAACTGCAATCTGATAACGATCATCCGGCATGGTCAGGTGCAAATACCTTCCTGTTTACCGCGACCGGTGCGTTGGCtgcttttgttgctgctttGTAAGGATTACAAAGAACGTTTGCAAGCCGATGAGGTATTTATCACGCCGTGGCTGAAGCAACAGAAACCACATGATTACGTCTACCTCTCGGCCGATACGAATTTGGATGATTTGGAAATGGAAAGTGATGATGACACCGATGTAATGGAACAAACACCACGTGTGGAGGGAGAACAACAAATGCATTTCACTAAAGACTGCCAAGTGGACAATAGTCATATTGCTTCCGCAAACCACTTTGTTACTGAAGACTGTCAAGAAGACGCTGACGACTGTGATATTAGTAATACGGAGCCGATAAATTATTCGCGACCACATACAACGGCAGGCAATAGCCAGCGCGCAATTGATGTGGATAACGACGTCGAAATGAGCTGA